In a genomic window of Comamonadaceae bacterium OTU4NAUVB1:
- a CDS encoding tripartite tricarboxylate transporter substrate-binding protein, translated as MPLSPLRRGLAALLLATPLLSVHAQTPPPAPLDTPLHIVVGYAPGGATDRVARLVGDKLGAKLGVPVIVDNKPGAGGRLAAQQVRATPANQNVVMVANPAVMVVAPLVFKDNGYDAERDFVPMSNVNEYEFALAVAAAVPVKEMSHLVAWMRANPQQANFGVPATGSLPHFFALMLGEKASVKAEVIGYKGSSPLLNDLMGGQVPIAVDTLDSVVAQHEAGKLRVLAVSGAKRSPFAPDVPTFREAGLDLVGTGWNVFFAPVTMPREKVARIAQAIREVMQDPDTQRRFKDARLAPVVSTPEQTAGMLRAYRAQWAPVVSKSGYQP; from the coding sequence ATGCCCCTCTCCCCCCTGCGCCGCGGCCTCGCGGCACTCCTACTCGCCACGCCGCTCCTGTCCGTCCACGCCCAGACCCCGCCACCCGCCCCGCTCGACACCCCGCTCCACATCGTCGTCGGCTACGCCCCCGGCGGCGCCACGGACCGCGTCGCGCGGCTGGTCGGCGACAAGCTCGGGGCGAAGCTGGGCGTGCCGGTGATCGTCGACAACAAGCCCGGCGCGGGCGGCCGGTTGGCGGCGCAGCAGGTGCGGGCGACGCCGGCGAACCAGAACGTGGTGATGGTCGCCAACCCGGCCGTGATGGTGGTGGCGCCGCTGGTCTTCAAGGACAACGGCTACGACGCCGAGCGCGACTTCGTTCCGATGTCGAACGTCAACGAGTACGAGTTCGCGCTGGCCGTGGCGGCCGCGGTGCCGGTGAAGGAGATGTCGCACCTGGTGGCCTGGATGCGCGCCAACCCTCAACAGGCCAACTTCGGCGTGCCGGCCACCGGGAGCCTGCCGCACTTCTTCGCGCTGATGCTGGGCGAGAAGGCGAGCGTGAAGGCCGAGGTGATCGGCTACAAGGGCTCCAGCCCGCTGCTCAACGACCTGATGGGCGGCCAGGTACCGATCGCGGTCGACACGCTCGACAGCGTGGTGGCGCAGCACGAGGCCGGCAAGCTCCGCGTGCTGGCGGTCTCGGGCGCGAAGCGCTCGCCTTTCGCGCCCGACGTGCCGACCTTCCGCGAGGCCGGCCTCGACCTCGTGGGCACCGGCTGGAACGTCTTCTTCGCGCCGGTGACGATGCCGCGCGAGAAGGTGGCGCGCATCGCGCAGGCGATCCGCGAGGTCATGCAGGACCCCGACACGCAGCGCAGGTTCAAGGACGCGCGCCTCGCGCCGGTGGTCAGCACGCCGGAGCAGACCGCCGGCATGCTGCGCGCCTACCGTGCCCAGTGGGCGCCCGTGGTGAGCAAGTCGGGCTACCAGCCCTGA
- a CDS encoding sulfatase-like hydrolase/transferase: protein MSMPTTPATAPAAKRPNIVFIVADDLGYADLGCYGARAPVSPVLDGLAARGIRFSQGYANSPVCSPTRFALMTARYQYRLRGAAEEPIRSDRGNATLGLPPDHPTLPSLLRAAGYRTALIGKWHLGYPPAFGPLRSGYEEFFGPMSGGVDYFTHCDSRGTHDLWLGEADCAQDGYLTDLLSRRAVDHVERMASQDAPFFLSLHYTAPHWPWETRDDAGRAPQIKDNLFDLAGGSIHRYREMIRHMDEGIGWLMAALEKHGLADDTLVVFTSDNGGERFSDSWPLVGGKMDLTEGGIRVPWIAHWPAGIAPGGVTTQHCLTMDWSATLLDLAGAVPDAACPLDGVSLRPVLADATRVFHRPMHWRMNHRGQRALRDGDWKYLQVDGNEYLFDLGADERERANQARHQPGRLAAMREDWTAWNATMPPIPADATVSLGYSVKDMPSR from the coding sequence ATGTCCATGCCCACCACCCCGGCCACGGCGCCGGCCGCCAAGCGCCCCAACATCGTCTTCATCGTCGCCGACGATCTGGGGTACGCCGACCTCGGCTGCTACGGCGCTCGCGCGCCGGTCTCGCCCGTGCTCGACGGCCTGGCCGCGCGCGGCATCCGCTTCAGCCAGGGCTACGCCAACTCGCCCGTGTGCTCGCCCACGCGCTTCGCGCTGATGACCGCGCGCTACCAGTACCGCCTGCGCGGCGCCGCCGAGGAGCCGATCCGCAGCGACCGCGGCAACGCCACGCTGGGCCTGCCGCCCGACCACCCCACCCTGCCCTCGCTGCTGAGGGCGGCCGGCTACCGCACCGCGCTGATCGGCAAGTGGCACCTGGGCTATCCGCCCGCGTTCGGTCCGCTGCGCTCGGGCTACGAGGAATTCTTCGGTCCGATGTCCGGCGGCGTCGACTACTTCACCCACTGCGACTCGCGCGGCACGCACGACCTGTGGCTGGGCGAGGCGGATTGCGCGCAGGACGGCTACCTGACCGACCTGCTCTCCCGGCGCGCGGTCGACCACGTCGAGCGCATGGCGTCGCAGGACGCGCCGTTCTTCCTCAGCCTCCACTACACCGCCCCGCACTGGCCCTGGGAGACGCGCGACGACGCCGGCCGCGCGCCGCAGATCAAGGACAACCTGTTCGACCTCGCCGGCGGCAGCATCCATCGCTATCGCGAGATGATCCGCCACATGGACGAAGGCATCGGCTGGCTCATGGCCGCGCTGGAGAAGCACGGCCTGGCCGACGACACGCTGGTCGTCTTCACCAGCGACAACGGCGGCGAGCGCTTCTCGGACAGCTGGCCGCTGGTGGGCGGCAAGATGGACCTGACCGAGGGCGGCATCCGCGTGCCCTGGATCGCGCACTGGCCGGCGGGCATCGCGCCCGGCGGCGTCACCACGCAGCACTGCCTGACGATGGACTGGTCGGCCACGCTGCTCGACCTCGCCGGCGCCGTGCCCGACGCGGCCTGCCCGCTCGACGGCGTGTCGCTGCGGCCGGTGCTGGCCGACGCGACCCGCGTCTTCCATCGGCCCATGCACTGGCGCATGAACCACCGGGGTCAGCGCGCCCTGCGCGACGGCGACTGGAAGTACCTGCAGGTCGACGGCAACGAGTACCTGTTCGACCTCGGCGCCGACGAGCGCGAGCGCGCCAACCAGGCCCGCCACCAGCCCGGGCGCCTGGCCGCCATGCGCGAGGACTGGACCGCCTGGAACGCGACCATGCCGCCGATCCCGGCCGACGCGACGGTGAGCCTGGGGTATTCCGTGAAGGACATGCCGAGCCGTTAG
- a CDS encoding mechanosensitive ion channel family protein gives MNFDLLIAHPWFGPLLAALLAVPLALIAHSVSSLVLRRVTRGAPVVHTMLLNLSGAARVVLPLVALQVIWQAAPDDLRYMNGVRHLNGVLLITAATWLGIKAINGFADGLIAKYPYDVTDNLQARRILTQTRVLARTAITLLLLAGASMILMTFPGARQVGASLLASAGVIGIVAGLAAKPVFSNLIAGLQIALSQPIRIDDVLVVEGEWGRVEEITGTFVVLRIWDDRRLILPLSYFIEKPFQNWTRSSSQLLGSVFVYTDYGMPIDPLRAEVERLVKAAPQWDGRFFNVQVTDATERTMQVRVLCTAASSSLAFDLRCAVREGLIGFMQREYPQFLPRVRIDESAGAVLRPMGREG, from the coding sequence ATGAATTTCGACCTGCTGATCGCCCATCCCTGGTTCGGCCCCCTCCTCGCGGCGCTGCTCGCCGTGCCGCTCGCGCTGATCGCCCACAGCGTGTCCAGCCTGGTGCTGCGGCGCGTGACGCGCGGCGCCCCCGTGGTGCACACGATGCTGCTCAACCTGAGCGGCGCGGCGCGGGTCGTGCTGCCGCTGGTGGCGCTGCAGGTCATCTGGCAGGCCGCGCCGGACGACCTGCGCTACATGAACGGCGTGCGCCACCTGAACGGCGTGCTGCTCATCACGGCGGCGACGTGGCTGGGCATCAAGGCCATCAACGGTTTCGCCGACGGCCTGATCGCCAAGTACCCCTACGACGTCACCGACAACCTGCAGGCGCGGCGCATCCTCACGCAGACGCGCGTGCTGGCGCGCACGGCCATCACGCTCCTGCTGCTGGCGGGCGCCTCGATGATCCTGATGACCTTCCCCGGCGCGCGGCAGGTGGGCGCGAGCCTGCTGGCGTCGGCCGGCGTGATCGGCATCGTGGCCGGCCTGGCGGCCAAGCCGGTCTTCAGCAACCTCATCGCCGGGCTGCAGATCGCGCTGTCGCAGCCCATCCGCATCGATGACGTGCTGGTGGTCGAAGGCGAATGGGGCCGCGTCGAGGAGATCACGGGCACCTTCGTCGTGCTGCGCATCTGGGACGACCGGCGCCTGATCCTGCCGCTGTCGTACTTCATCGAGAAGCCGTTCCAGAACTGGACGCGCAGCAGCTCGCAACTCCTCGGCTCGGTGTTCGTCTACACCGACTACGGCATGCCCATCGACCCGCTGCGCGCCGAGGTCGAGCGGCTGGTGAAGGCCGCGCCCCAGTGGGACGGCCGCTTCTTCAACGTGCAGGTGACCGACGCCACCGAACGCACGATGCAGGTGCGCGTGCTGTGCACCGCCGCCTCGTCCTCGCTCGCCTTCGACCTGCGCTGCGCGGTGCGCGAGGGACTGATCGGCTTCATGCAGCGCGAGTACCCGCAGTTCCTGCCCAGGGTGCGGATCGACGAGTCGGCGGGGGCGGTGCTGCGGCCGATGGGCCGGGAGGGGTGA